DNA from Variovorax sp. PBL-H6:
GCCTGCCGCACGACCTCCGCCAGCAGCCGCTCCTTGGCCTGGCGCTCGCGCAGCCAGCGCGCGTCGTTGCGGTTGGCCTCCACGCTGGTGCGCAGCTGGCCCAGGGCCTCGGTGGCGTCCAGCGCCTCGCTGTGCCATTCGAGCTGGGTCATGGTCATGAGGATGTGGTCGCGCAGCGGCATGTGGCTGCCGGTGGCGGGGTCGACATAGACGGCGTCCAGCCCGAAGCGGCAGGCCTGGAAGCGGTTGTAGGTGTAGACCAGGTAGTCGTCCTCCGTCGGCGTGAAGGGCTGCTCCTGCAGGAACCAGGCGGCCAGCGACTGCACGTAGCCGGCCAGCGCCGCGGCGCGCTCGACCGTGAGCGGCGTGTCGAAGACGCGGATCTCGATGGTGCCGAACTCAGGCTTGGGCCGGATGTCCCAGTAGAAGTCCTTCATGCTGCGCACGACGCCGGTGCGGGTCATGCGTTCGAAGTAGTTGCCGAATTCGCGCCAGCTGAGCGTAAACGGCGCGCGGCCCGAGAGGGGAAAGGCGAAGACCGAGTTGAGCCGTGCCGAATCGAACTGGGTGTCCTGCCC
Protein-coding regions in this window:
- a CDS encoding YbdK family carboxylate-amine ligase gives rise to the protein MPLEPFNKSVALSLGVELELQLVNTHDYDLAPYAEDMLRLMAQTPLPGSVVPEMTSSMIEISTDICHSAKDVVAQLTPIRDALVRNADKLNIAVVGGGTHAFQQWHERRIYDKPRFRELSELYGYLSKQFTIFGQHVHIGCPDADGALLMLHRMSRYIPHFIALSASSPFVQGQDTQFDSARLNSVFAFPLSGRAPFTLSWREFGNYFERMTRTGVVRSMKDFYWDIRPKPEFGTIEIRVFDTPLTVERAAALAGYVQSLAAWFLQEQPFTPTEDDYLVYTYNRFQACRFGLDAVYVDPATGSHMPLRDHILMTMTQLEWHSEALDATEALGQLRTSVEANRNDARWLRERQAKERLLAEVVRQAAKRFRHG